From the Helicoverpa armigera isolate CAAS_96S chromosome 16, ASM3070526v1, whole genome shotgun sequence genome, one window contains:
- the LOC110369843 gene encoding aquaporin AQPAn.G, with protein sequence MAQIKDILGLKEMRDCKTLIRQLISEFVGTFMYLSVVLSAGIGYGDANPRVVIALANGLIVASIVQIIGHVSGGHINPAVTIGALVCGHIKLLKALCYVVMQALGSIAGAAVAHAVSSKGIKGNLGATIPYEHTEPMQVFALEFLMTFLLVAVVLSVIDLRRGARGLGSASLAIGLCVSGCLCSCLPYTGSINPARTLGPAVIMNIYDMHWAYWAGPILGGFNAGLFYRVVLRVHYEEYNLETRSNE encoded by the exons ATGGCCCAAATAAAAGATATCTTAGGCCTCAAAGAGATGAGAGACTGCAAGACACTCATTCGGCAACTTATATCGGAGTTTGTTGGTACATTTATGTATCTATCTGTGGTGCTATCAGCCGGGATCGGTTATGGGGACGCTAATCCCAGAGTCGTGATCGCTTTGGCCAATGGTCTGATCGTTGCGAGCATAGTTCAGATTATTGGTCATGTGTCAGGGGGGCATATAAATCCGGCTGTAACGATCGGGGCTTTGGTGTGCGGACATATTAAGCTATTGAAAGCTTTGTGTTACGTTGTTATGCAGGCTTTGGGAAGCATTGCAG GAGCTGCAGTAGCCCACGCAGTTTCTTCAAAAGGCATCAAAGGCAATCTCGGAGCCACCATACCTTACGAACACACCGAACCAATGCAGGTCTTCGCCCTAGAATTCCTGATGACTTTCCTCCTAGTAGCCGTGGTTTTAAGCGTGATAGACTTAAGAAGGGGCGCTAGAGGTCTTGGTTCTGCCTCCCTAGCTATAGGCCTTTGTGTGTCAGGGTGTCTATGCTCCTGTCTACCATACACAGGGTCTATAAACCCTGCAAGGACATTAGGGCCAGCAGTTATAATGAACATCTATGATATGCATTGGGCTTATTGGGCAGGACCTATCTTAGGAGGTTTTAATGCAGGATTATTTTATAGAGTTGTGTTGAGAGTACATTATGAAGAATATAACTTGGAAACGCGTTCGAATGAGTGA
- the LOC126054144 gene encoding uncharacterized protein LOC126054144 yields MSPNLLKTFVQNRVVQINELTANENIKFSFIPPYSPHFGGLWEAGVKSFKYHLRRVGNVNLTYEEFSTLLAQIEALLNSRPMYPMSSDPNDLLPLTPAHFLIGRPLTAPACEDLTASNTSRLVRYERIEQMRQNFWKRWSQEYVSELQTRTKWQYNTGTIAPNTLVLIKDDNLPPLKWRLGRVITTFPGKDGLARVADIKTANGVIRRSYPRLCPLLQEEEP; encoded by the exons ATGTCACCTAATTTGTTAAAAACGTTCGTGCAGAACAGAGTCGTGCAAATCAACGAACTGACTG caaatgaaaatattaagtttagCTTTATACCTCCGTACTCCCCACATTTTGGAGGTTTGTGGGAGGCAGGGGTCaaatcttttaaatatcatCTCCGTCGCGTAGGAAACGTTAACCTCACGTATGAGgaattttcaacattattaGCACAAATTGAAGCCCTCCTCAACTCCAGACCTATGTATCCCATGTCTTCAGACCCAAACGACCTACTCCCTCTTACACCAGCCCATTTTCTGATTGGCCGGCCGCTCACTGCACCTGCCTGCGAAGACCTCACAGCTTCGAATACATCACGCCTGGTCCGCTACGAGCGCATCGAACAAATGAGGCAAAATTTTTGGAAACGCTGGTCGCAGGAGTACGTTTCGGAACTGCAGACAAGGACCAAATGGCAGTACAACACCGGCACAATAGCACCCAATACATTAGTGCTCATCAAAGATGACAATTTGCCACCCTTAAAATGGCGTCTTGGACGAGTCATAACCACTTTCCCTGGGAAGGATGGACTAGCACGTGTAGCTGACATCAAAACAGCTAACGGAGTAATACGACGGTCATACCCCAGATTGTGTCCGCTACTACAGGAGGAAGAACCTTAA